A genomic segment from Bacteroidia bacterium encodes:
- a CDS encoding SDR family NAD(P)-dependent oxidoreductase, translating to MNHYYITGTSRGIGKSMAEYLLRDHTNHVVGLSRTNTLSHPNFSWHKLDLSDPAAVKAFRFSYHPGAGKIWLINNAGTIGQIKPAGKLNPDQLIACFHVNLVSPAVLINSFIEAFREENCDRMIVNVSSGAGKNPIDGWSSYCASKSGLDMFSRVVDKEQKISRQTGIRIFSIAPGIVDTQMQTEIRSASPSDFSRLEDFQKYKNDNVLGDPRLTAEKYFSILAKIGSPEEIVFSVKDH from the coding sequence TTGAATCACTATTATATCACCGGAACCTCCCGCGGCATTGGCAAATCCATGGCCGAATACCTCTTACGCGACCATACCAATCATGTGGTCGGGCTCTCGCGGACCAATACCCTGTCACACCCAAATTTCTCCTGGCATAAACTGGATCTGAGTGATCCGGCAGCGGTTAAGGCCTTCCGGTTTTCCTACCATCCCGGAGCAGGAAAGATCTGGCTGATCAATAATGCGGGTACAATCGGTCAGATTAAACCGGCCGGCAAACTGAATCCCGATCAGCTCATCGCCTGCTTTCACGTGAACCTGGTGAGTCCGGCCGTTCTGATCAACAGTTTTATTGAAGCATTCCGTGAAGAGAACTGCGACCGTATGATCGTCAATGTGAGCAGCGGGGCGGGCAAAAATCCAATTGACGGATGGAGTTCTTACTGTGCGTCGAAAAGCGGACTGGATATGTTCAGCCGTGTCGTGGATAAAGAGCAGAAAATCTCCCGGCAAACAGGCATCCGCATTTTCTCCATTGCACCAGGAATAGTAGACACCCAGATGCAGACAGAAATTCGTTCGGCCTCGCCTTCTGATTTCAGCAGGCTCGAAGATTTTCAGAAGTACAAGAATGACAACGTGTTAGGGGATCCGCGCTTGACAGCGGAGAAATACTTTAGTATCTTAGCGAAAATAGGATCCCCGGAAGAAATTGTTTTTTCAGTAAAGGACCATTAA